The Pelmatolapia mariae isolate MD_Pm_ZW linkage group LG10_11, Pm_UMD_F_2, whole genome shotgun sequence genome includes a region encoding these proteins:
- the LOC134636715 gene encoding glutaredoxin domain-containing cysteine-rich protein 2 isoform X1 has translation MEELQRKLNQHYEDTKPRKVRFKLASSYSGRVLKHVYEDGQELDSPEEKYPHSFIHRKIPPSHLEMEQLCGFEDTHGDQQSVYPPTGLIAQRINVYRGMGSYKPAAGQTEEGEGDSKSPVLDFGKIIIYTSNLRIIKAPQKKPEMFRQHTVPLIDLEGYPKARERGSRRRAKAVFTQEEAEKEEKQICDTDTKEAASCQHCGGSGSAPCSLCHGSKLSMLANRFNESISDLRCQACYPYGLEKCQSCSSK, from the exons ATGGAGGAACTCCAGAGAAAACTGAATCAGCACTATGAAGACACCAAGCCAAGAAAG GTGAGGTTCAAGCTGGCATCATCCTACAGTGGCCGAGTGCTGAAGCACGTGTACGAGGACGGTCAAGAGCTGGACAGCCCCGAGGAGAAATACCCTCACAGCTTTATCCACCGCAAAATCCCTCCCAGCCACCTCGAGATGGAGCAGCTCTGCGGGTTTGAGGACACTCATGGAGACCAACAGA GTGTCTATCCTCCAACAGGGCTCATAGCCCAGAGAATAAATGTATATAGAGGAATGGGAAGCTACAAACCTGCAGCTGGCCAGACTGAGGAAGGAGAGGGAGACAGCAAG tCCCCAGTGTTGGACTTTGGTAAGATAATCATCTATACCAGCAATCTGCGCATTATCAAAGCACCGCAGAAGAAGCCTGAAATGTTTCGGCAGCACACAGTGCCTCTCATTGACTTGGAAGGATACCCAAaggccagggaaagggggagcaggaggagggctaaagcagttttcacacaggaggaggcggagaaggaggagaaacaGATCTGCGACACTGATACCAAG GAGGCTGCCAGCTGCCAGCATTGTGGCGGTTCGGGCTCCGCTCCCTGCTCTCTGTGTCACGGTAGCAAGCTGTCCATGCTGGCGAACCGCTTCAATGAGTCCATCAGTGATCTGCGTTGCCAAGCCTGCTACCCCTATGGTCTGGAGAAGTGCCAGTCCTGCTCCAGTAAATAG
- the LOC134636715 gene encoding glutaredoxin domain-containing cysteine-rich protein 2 isoform X2: MEELQRKLNQHYEDTKPRKVRFKLASSYSGRVLKHVYEDGQELDSPEEKYPHSFIHRKIPPSHLEMEQLCGFEDTHGDQQSVYPPTGLIAQRINVYRGMGSYKPAAGQTEEGEGDSKSPVLDFGKIIIYTSNLRIIKAPQKKPEMFRQHTVPLIDLEGYPKARERGSRRRAKAVFTQEEAEKEEKQICDTDTKAFRYGGT; encoded by the exons ATGGAGGAACTCCAGAGAAAACTGAATCAGCACTATGAAGACACCAAGCCAAGAAAG GTGAGGTTCAAGCTGGCATCATCCTACAGTGGCCGAGTGCTGAAGCACGTGTACGAGGACGGTCAAGAGCTGGACAGCCCCGAGGAGAAATACCCTCACAGCTTTATCCACCGCAAAATCCCTCCCAGCCACCTCGAGATGGAGCAGCTCTGCGGGTTTGAGGACACTCATGGAGACCAACAGA GTGTCTATCCTCCAACAGGGCTCATAGCCCAGAGAATAAATGTATATAGAGGAATGGGAAGCTACAAACCTGCAGCTGGCCAGACTGAGGAAGGAGAGGGAGACAGCAAG tCCCCAGTGTTGGACTTTGGTAAGATAATCATCTATACCAGCAATCTGCGCATTATCAAAGCACCGCAGAAGAAGCCTGAAATGTTTCGGCAGCACACAGTGCCTCTCATTGACTTGGAAGGATACCCAAaggccagggaaagggggagcaggaggagggctaaagcagttttcacacaggaggaggcggagaaggaggagaaacaGATCTGCGACACTGATACCAAG GCCTTCAGATATGGGGGGACATGA